In one window of Episyrphus balteatus chromosome 3, idEpiBalt1.1, whole genome shotgun sequence DNA:
- the LOC129916402 gene encoding glutathione S-transferase 1-1-like, with product MPIKLYGLSDGPRTIAVIMTLKALDIPYELVSTSCRLGQQKTEAFALINPQKEIPALDDNGFYLQETIAIIIYLCNKYAPDSPLYPKDPVARAIVNQRLCFNMGYYLTTIGMYTMGTMLYDGERSPELLKKVENSLKVFEIYLERSNTKYAASDRLTVADFALIGTTLCLEAIKFDLSAYPLISKWYETFKQEYPDLWQIGNVGLIQLDWVERNLPEPILKLE from the exons ATGccaattaaattgtatggtTTGTCCGACGGACCTCGTACCATTGCCGTAATCATGACTTTGAAGGCTCTGGACATTCCCTACGAGCTTGTCAGTACCAGCTGCCGTTTGGGTCAACAGAAGACTGAAGCTTTCGCTCTG ATTAATCCCCAAAAGGAAATACCTGCCTTGGACGACAATGGATTCTATCTTCAAGAAACAATCGCAATTATAATT TATTTATGCAACAAATATGCTCCAGATAGTCCTTTATATCCAAAAGATCCTGTTGCACGTGCAATAGTCAATCAACGTTTGTGCTTCAATATGGGTTACTATTTGACCACAATTGGAATGTATACAATGGGAACAATGTTGTACGATGGAGAGAGATCTCCGGAACTTTTGAAGAAAGTCGAGAATTCATTGAAGGTCTTTGAAATTTATTTGGAACGTTCGAATACGAAATATGCTGCTAGTGATAGATTGACTGTTGCTGATTTTGCTCTAATCGGGACGACATTATGCTTGGAGGCAATTAAGTTTGATTTGTCAGCTTATCCATTAATTAGCAAGTGGTATGAGACATTTAAACAAGAATATCCAGATTTGTGGCAAATTGGTAATGTTGGTTTGATACAATTGGATTGGGTTGAAAGGAATTTGCCGGAACcgattttgaaattggaatag